From Aquarana catesbeiana isolate 2022-GZ linkage group LG05, ASM4218655v1, whole genome shotgun sequence:
AGTCTTCGCTGGTTGTACTTTGGTCTCCATCAGCACCATCTTCCTGCTGACCATTGAGAGGAGCATTGCCATTCTGAAGCCCCTGCACAAGGAGGTGGTGATCACCAGGAGGAGGACACTGCTGCTGATCTTACTGTCTTGGACTGCCAGCTTCTTTCTTGCCATGACCCCCATGATCTTCAGCCAGGGTGGCATAGTTCTGGAATACAATCACTGCAGCAGAATGTGCAACTATGCCCCAGCCCCTGCCTCCCCTGCCCATGTCTGGCAGATCCTTCTGCTCTTCCCTGCCTTTGATTTCAGCCTCTTAGGGGGCACCCTGATCATCAATGCCCTGTCTCTCACCACCATCCACCAATATACTAGGAGGAGAAAACTCTTATCTGGGACAGACCAGGAGCCCCTCAGAGTCTCCTTCTCTGACATCAAGGCTGCTAAGACCATAGGGACCCTGACCATGGCCTTTACAGTCTCTTTCACCCCCATAGCTGTGTTTGTGGTGGGCAACGTGCTGGGATACCAATGGTGCACCTTCTCTTTTTTTGCCTTTTGGATACTTGCGAGCAACAGCTGCTGTAACGTGATCATCTACAGTGTATGTGACCAGCGCTTCCGCGAGGGGGCGCGCCAGCTCTTCATCTCCACGCGCTGCTTCTGCTGCAGGACATTTGAGCGCTGAGCTGCTGCAAATTGGGATTTTCCAAGGATTGTACTGTGATGGAGTGCAAGCTCCCTGGACTCATAATTCCCAGGGATGAAACTTCTCTTCAAAGGGCAGATGCAGAGCATGGGATTGCATTATCAGCATCAAGAGACAGATCCAAGTACAGTCTAGGCATTTAACTTCTGACAATAATCAGTGCCTGCCAATACAACCTCAATGTTCATTTTGGTGTATTCTATATAACTTTCAGTAAGTGAATCCGCAATCCATTGACAATGGGTTTAGTAGATCTCCAATACAAGTTACACATCTTAAAGGGCACCTTAAAGGGAATACCCTGCCTGACAGTTTCATGTATTTCTGAATGTACCAGGCAGATCAGGAGCTGACTTTGTTTGAAATGTTTCTTTTTGGAACACTCAATGATTACTGCACAGTGTTATAAAGCCTTCCCTGACTCACAAACCTTTGCATTATACTGTGATTATTAGACTTTTCTTATAGGAAAGGGtcagtttatgggggggggggggggggggggggggtacaagagACCAAACAGCATGGCTATGATCTGCTAAATTGTTCTTACACTTATATTGCTTTTTATCAGGTCTTTGGGGGCAATTATCATTTCTTCCCATCCTCTTATCAATTGCCAGATGGTGAATTCTGCCACTGCTTTCCCTCCAGACTTTTTCTGATTAATGACTTCCTATGTGAGCAGTTAAAGGATTATTCCTTACACTCTGCAATCTGATTGAACAGCCTGCCAGTCTTCCAACAATTATATAGTATAAGAACCAACATGACTAGATACAAAATGAGCAGATTGGTTAGGAAGGGCTTCTATTGCATGGTTTTAGGTAGAGATTGCACATTGAGATTGCAAGGTGCATGGCCAGTGGTTGAGTGTGCAATCAGATGTAGATATCTTTCATTACACTGGAAAGTCTTTGACACTCTTAACATTGCCTTTCACACTggctgattatttatttatttaatttgcttTACAAATTTGGCTTTACAGGCTTAACAGCAATGGCACCAGCATTGTATACTGGTGTAGTATGCAGCAAATGGTAGCTATGCTTCATAGATTGCAGTTGGCTAATGTAATGATTGGATAAAATATGCTGGAGAACAATGCACTACCTAATTATTTTGTGCAGAACTGGCGTAGGTTGAAAAAAGTGGGGATATTGGGTATTCCTTATAGGAAGTCCATATATGGGCGATGCGTAAAATGTGTAACCATCACCAACACACAACTGAAATGAATCTGTCACCTATGTGACTTTAGTAAACAGATATATAATGGGTTGCTACAGGTCACTGTCCTTCATACATCATTATTCTGCCTATTGCACTGTAAATAAAGTGGATAGTGGTCAGCAAATAGAAAAGCAGATTGACCACAAAGCTGATTATTAAAATTCTGAGATAAATCAAGAGGACAAAAATTAGAGCTGTTGCCCATAACAACTAATCAGATttcgcttttcatttttttattatcttttattgttttttttttcttttttctttagaagATGAAACCTAATTGATTGCTTTGGAGAGTAGCTCCTCATTTGTTC
This genomic window contains:
- the LOC141146072 gene encoding rhodopsin, GQ-coupled-like is translated as MLTDLNHTNCSGCCSSGNRIFTVSFMIILLLAILLGNSLILAIFLGTKHIRTPQGYLKTSLAVADLALGILVVPFSVYGEIRMLSLNASTAEGDYEVLFVGSWHPCYLIGPVFAGCTLVSISTIFLLTIERSIAILKPLHKEVVITRRRTLLLILLSWTASFFLAMTPMIFSQGGIVLEYNHCSRMCNYAPAPASPAHVWQILLLFPAFDFSLLGGTLIINALSLTTIHQYTRRRKLLSGTDQEPLRVSFSDIKAAKTIGTLTMAFTVSFTPIAVFVVGNVLGYQWCTFSFFAFWILASNSCCNVIIYSVCDQRFREGARQLFISTRCFCCRTFER